In Myxococcus stipitatus, the following are encoded in one genomic region:
- a CDS encoding efflux RND transporter periplasmic adaptor subunit: MRRAGTLTLAVALLAMGACKKDEESPKGAAPSAGAKGGGRPGGGSGGRGPLQFPVEVAPVEARDVEFVVNAVGSVEAFERVQITARVPGAVERVLFMEGQSVKKGEVLAEIEPARYAIAVRAAEASLARARAALEEAKSGADRRAAVNQASPGLLPAEQLESFQTRALTAEAEVASARAALDQAQLNQRDAYVRAPMDGVLQTRTVQTGQYVQAGVVLATLLRKDPLLLRFTVPEADVARIKPGLPARFSVRSEGGSYMAKITHVAEAADETNRMVPVTAEVSGEDAKKLRPGAFASVAVPVETRGGSPVVPQTAVRASERGFLAFVVEGDKARERILELGMRTSDGRVEVREGLKPGEVLVVRGGEALRDGVTVRVAAEKKPALTGEPIMGDGAGGGGARR, encoded by the coding sequence ATGCGACGCGCAGGAACGCTGACGCTGGCCGTGGCGCTGCTGGCCATGGGGGCATGCAAGAAGGACGAGGAGTCCCCGAAGGGCGCGGCGCCTTCCGCCGGCGCGAAGGGCGGCGGCCGTCCAGGTGGCGGCTCGGGTGGCCGAGGGCCCCTCCAGTTCCCCGTCGAGGTCGCCCCCGTCGAGGCCCGCGACGTCGAGTTCGTGGTGAACGCGGTGGGCTCCGTCGAGGCCTTCGAGCGGGTGCAGATCACCGCCCGCGTGCCCGGCGCCGTGGAGCGCGTGCTCTTCATGGAAGGGCAGTCGGTGAAGAAGGGCGAGGTGCTCGCGGAGATTGAGCCCGCCCGCTACGCCATCGCCGTGCGCGCGGCCGAGGCCTCGCTGGCCCGTGCGCGTGCCGCGCTCGAGGAGGCGAAGTCCGGCGCGGATCGCCGCGCCGCCGTCAACCAGGCCAGTCCCGGTCTCCTGCCGGCGGAGCAGCTCGAGTCGTTCCAGACGCGAGCGCTCACGGCGGAGGCGGAGGTGGCCTCGGCGCGGGCGGCGTTGGACCAGGCCCAGCTCAACCAGCGCGACGCGTACGTGCGAGCCCCCATGGACGGTGTGCTCCAGACGCGCACGGTGCAGACGGGGCAGTACGTCCAGGCCGGCGTGGTGCTGGCGACGCTGCTGCGCAAGGACCCGTTGCTCCTGCGCTTCACCGTGCCGGAGGCGGATGTGGCGCGCATCAAGCCGGGCCTGCCCGCGCGGTTCTCGGTGCGCTCGGAGGGTGGATCGTACATGGCGAAGATCACCCACGTGGCGGAGGCCGCGGACGAGACCAACCGCATGGTCCCCGTGACGGCCGAGGTCTCCGGAGAGGACGCGAAGAAGCTGCGGCCGGGAGCGTTCGCCTCGGTGGCGGTGCCGGTGGAGACGCGCGGAGGCAGCCCGGTGGTGCCGCAGACGGCGGTGCGGGCCAGCGAGCGTGGCTTCCTGGCGTTCGTGGTGGAGGGCGACAAGGCGCGTGAGCGCATCCTGGAGCTGGGCATGCGCACGTCGGATGGACGGGTGGAGGTCCGCGAGGGGCTCAAGCCCGGCGAGGTGCTGGTGGTGCGGGGCGGCGAGGCCCTCCGCGACGGCGTCACGGTGCGCGTGGCCGCGGAGAAGAAGCCCGCGTTGACGGGTGAGCCGATCATGGGCGACGGCGCCGGAGGAGGAGGTGCGCGGCGATGA
- a CDS encoding TolC family protein, with protein sequence MSTVRNALVMPLCAWMALSASESQAASSDAPVAATPSRDAADSAAGAANSARGAADSAPVEAVHGATLSLEQAVSLAAERNESALAAQQRAQAAAARVARARAFFFPELTATGTYMRRSNQSTREVGGQTVVLQRYNAFGANFVARVTLFDARGFPLYRAARLEGEAAGFEAVEARRQVAFEAANAFLITLQEQQVFQAAEQRLAFARQSHADAAARAKGGLASTNDVTRAEVEVATAEVALTSARNLAETSRLELGYLLVEPVEGGLAAPQALLTDAARPLTSHDALIPGAVERRPDILASKLRVESLAANALEPLARLLPSLGVAATYRLTNEGGLTGRTGDGFLSADLTWNLFDGGERYAERRERVALTRAAALEQQASTRRVDVDIQRARVALENAQAALTQSEVATRAARQNADEQGILYRQGLATALTVADASLQQFEAEVALARSRYALGVALLGLRAAVGLDPLGKEP encoded by the coding sequence ATGTCCACCGTCCGAAACGCCCTCGTCATGCCCCTGTGTGCCTGGATGGCCTTGTCCGCGTCCGAGTCCCAGGCGGCATCGAGCGATGCCCCCGTGGCCGCCACGCCTTCACGTGATGCTGCGGATTCCGCAGCCGGGGCTGCGAATTCCGCACGGGGCGCTGCGGATTCCGCACCGGTCGAGGCCGTCCATGGCGCGACGCTGTCGTTGGAGCAAGCGGTGTCCCTGGCCGCGGAGCGCAATGAGTCCGCGCTCGCGGCCCAGCAGCGCGCCCAGGCCGCGGCGGCCCGCGTGGCGCGCGCGCGTGCGTTCTTCTTCCCGGAGCTGACGGCGACGGGCACGTACATGCGCCGCTCCAACCAATCGACGCGCGAGGTCGGCGGACAGACGGTGGTGCTCCAGCGCTACAACGCCTTCGGCGCCAACTTCGTCGCGCGCGTCACGCTCTTCGACGCGCGCGGCTTCCCGCTCTACCGCGCGGCGAGGCTGGAGGGAGAGGCCGCGGGATTCGAGGCCGTGGAAGCGCGCCGCCAGGTGGCCTTCGAGGCCGCCAACGCGTTCCTCATCACGCTCCAGGAGCAGCAGGTCTTCCAGGCCGCGGAGCAGCGCCTCGCCTTCGCCCGGCAATCACACGCGGATGCCGCGGCCCGAGCGAAGGGGGGCCTCGCCAGCACCAATGACGTGACGCGCGCGGAAGTCGAAGTGGCCACCGCGGAGGTCGCGCTCACGAGCGCTCGGAACCTGGCGGAGACGAGCCGCCTGGAGCTGGGCTATCTCCTGGTCGAGCCGGTCGAGGGAGGGCTCGCCGCGCCGCAGGCCTTGCTCACCGACGCGGCCCGTCCGCTGACTTCGCATGATGCGCTCATTCCCGGAGCCGTGGAGCGCCGGCCAGACATCCTGGCGTCGAAGCTGCGCGTGGAGTCGCTCGCGGCCAACGCGCTGGAGCCGCTGGCCCGGCTGCTGCCGTCGCTCGGTGTGGCCGCGACGTACCGGCTCACCAACGAGGGTGGCCTGACGGGACGCACCGGAGATGGCTTCCTGTCGGCGGACCTCACGTGGAACCTCTTCGACGGTGGCGAGCGCTACGCGGAGCGACGTGAGCGCGTGGCCCTGACCCGCGCCGCGGCGCTGGAGCAGCAGGCGAGCACGCGCCGCGTGGACGTGGACATCCAGCGGGCCCGGGTGGCATTGGAGAATGCGCAGGCGGCGCTGACGCAGAGCGAGGTGGCGACGCGTGCCGCCCGGCAGAACGCGGATGAGCAAGGCATTCTCTACCGCCAGGGGTTGGCCACGGCGTTGACGGTGGCGGACGCCTCGTTGCAGCAGTTCGAGGCGGAGGTGGCCCTGGCGCGCAGCCGCTATGCGCTGGGCGTGGCCCTGTTGGGGCTGCGGGCGGCAGTCGGACTCGATCCTTTGGGGAAGGAACCGTGA
- a CDS encoding putative metal-binding motif-containing protein: MEDTRDVSNRGFTEVKVAPDARQTDTLTGTLLEHKGWSRDLRLMAEAREGSCAGPVIARQAGDLRFPTEGTTDITLELRAVDQDDDGYFAMKGALPGTDCDDSRADVHPGAVERCDDIDNNCVAGTSDEPEQAPVWVDADGDTYGDARQAPTQGCGAPSSGAALRGGDCDDTNSAIHPGQAELTCDGKDDNCNGIPDDAPFNIGGTCETAQRCSGLMACSGTTASECISTEVPVPYYVDDDGDGNAGLMVGNACQAPEAGATRELTDCDEGTTLASRAIGRTEVCDRLDNDCNGATDDGLAGCATVPWRQDTPTVSGTPRFDAVATYAKRRGWLAGEAKVVHVNDTAFTTTANCDSGADWKSAWAASQGRVFLGSNNGQFGTLIPGGEGSPCELRASGFTASINGLTGFEEANGNIILYAVTSQGRILRWRYVPGAPSQEAPVEVTQVAANLRAIHGVSPETMIAVGAENVGSQQRPVAFHAPATGTTWNREELGVPNATGFLHGVRVLTPRLAYVAGDDGLLLEKARDSWTQKQALTLPGGSRPTIRSLAAFGRTAIYAVSSGTNDIYFFNGAAWSSVATPSQTLTALGGSGPGDVWAVGHTSTLLRWTPP, encoded by the coding sequence GTGGAGGACACCCGGGACGTCTCGAACAGAGGGTTTACCGAGGTGAAGGTCGCGCCCGACGCGCGCCAGACCGACACGCTCACGGGCACCCTCCTGGAGCACAAGGGATGGAGTCGGGATCTACGGCTGATGGCCGAAGCCCGCGAGGGTTCGTGCGCCGGGCCCGTCATCGCGCGACAGGCTGGAGACCTTCGCTTCCCGACCGAGGGCACCACGGACATCACGCTGGAACTGCGCGCGGTGGACCAGGATGACGATGGCTACTTCGCGATGAAGGGGGCCTTGCCGGGCACGGACTGCGATGACAGCCGCGCGGATGTCCACCCGGGGGCCGTCGAGCGCTGCGACGACATCGACAACAACTGCGTCGCGGGAACGAGCGATGAGCCCGAGCAGGCTCCGGTTTGGGTTGATGCGGATGGCGACACGTACGGTGACGCCAGGCAAGCACCGACCCAAGGGTGCGGAGCACCTTCTTCAGGTGCCGCACTGAGAGGGGGCGACTGCGACGACACGAACAGCGCCATTCATCCCGGGCAGGCGGAGCTCACCTGCGATGGCAAGGACGACAACTGCAACGGCATCCCGGACGATGCCCCGTTCAACATCGGCGGCACTTGTGAAACGGCGCAGCGCTGCTCGGGCCTCATGGCTTGCAGCGGCACCACCGCATCCGAATGCATCAGCACCGAGGTGCCCGTTCCCTACTACGTGGACGACGACGGAGATGGGAACGCCGGGCTGATGGTCGGCAATGCATGCCAGGCTCCTGAAGCAGGTGCGACGCGTGAACTCACCGACTGCGATGAGGGAACGACGCTGGCATCGCGCGCCATCGGCAGGACCGAGGTTTGTGACCGGCTGGACAACGACTGCAATGGCGCTACCGACGATGGGCTCGCGGGGTGCGCCACGGTGCCGTGGCGCCAAGACACGCCAACGGTTTCTGGGACCCCTCGCTTCGACGCGGTCGCTACCTACGCGAAGCGGCGCGGCTGGCTCGCGGGCGAAGCCAAGGTGGTTCACGTCAACGACACCGCCTTCACGACCACCGCGAACTGCGACAGCGGTGCGGACTGGAAATCGGCCTGGGCAGCCAGCCAGGGGCGCGTGTTCCTGGGCTCCAATAATGGCCAGTTTGGAACCTTGATCCCTGGCGGCGAAGGAAGCCCCTGTGAGCTGCGAGCGAGCGGCTTCACCGCATCCATCAATGGACTGACGGGCTTCGAGGAAGCCAACGGCAACATCATCCTGTACGCCGTCACCAGCCAGGGCCGGATTCTCCGCTGGAGGTACGTCCCCGGCGCGCCGAGCCAAGAGGCCCCTGTCGAAGTCACCCAAGTGGCAGCCAACCTACGTGCCATCCATGGGGTGAGCCCTGAGACAATGATCGCGGTGGGCGCGGAGAATGTGGGTTCGCAGCAACGGCCCGTGGCCTTTCACGCTCCAGCGACGGGCACGACATGGAACCGTGAAGAGCTGGGCGTCCCCAACGCAACGGGGTTCCTGCATGGAGTCCGAGTGCTGACACCTCGACTGGCCTATGTCGCGGGCGACGACGGGCTATTGCTTGAGAAGGCTCGCGACAGCTGGACTCAGAAGCAGGCCCTGACGCTTCCCGGCGGCAGCCGCCCGACCATCCGGTCCCTCGCGGCATTTGGTCGCACAGCCATCTACGCTGTGTCCTCGGGCACCAACGACATCTACTTCTTCAACGGCGCCGCATGGAGCAGCGTCGCCACGCCGTCACAGACGCTCACCGCCCTGGGAGGCTCGGGCCCAGGTGATGTCTGGGCCGTTGGTCACACCAGCACTCTTCTTCGCTGGACACCGCCGTGA
- a CDS encoding putative metal-binding motif-containing protein has translation MRLFHVSVLLLTVPLWGCKRESNSTEGVLRVFISYSTFRMKCMKLIVEDPQDPSRRAAVDVTGTQDESSGTRTGIILEQKGWGRNLRVTAEAYEASCDGRVIARQVEEARFPEKDVTDLTLDLRAEDLDNDGYVAMKGALPGTDCDDTRADIHPGATELCDGVDNNCVAGESDVDGNVAYWVDADGDSYGDAKTAPKFACGAPPGAALRGGDCDDTNSAIHPGQAELTCDGKDDNCNGIPDDAPFNVGGTCETAQRCSGLLACSGTTASECISTEVPVPYYVDEDGDGNAGLVVGIACQPPEAGATRELTDCDEGTALASRAVGRVEVCDRLDNDCNGATDDGLATCASVQWRQDTPTVSGPPRFDAVATYAKRRGWLAGQEKVVHVNDAAFTVATNCDGGGDWKSAWAASQGRVFLGSGNGQFGTLVPGGEGNPCELRASGFAASINGLTGFEEANGDIILYAVTSQGRILRWRYVPGAPNQEAPVEVTQVAANLRAIHGVSPETLLAVGAENVGSQQRPVAFHAPATGTTWIREELGVPNATGFLNGVRVLTPRLAYVVGEDGLLLEKARDTWTQKLRLTLPNGSRPTLRSLAAFGRTAIYAVSSGTNDIHFFNGTSWSTVTTPPQTINALGGSGPGDVWAAGHSATLLRWTPP, from the coding sequence ATGCGTCTATTCCATGTGAGTGTGTTGCTGCTGACAGTTCCCCTCTGGGGCTGCAAGCGTGAGTCCAATTCCACCGAAGGCGTCCTCCGGGTCTTCATCTCGTATTCGACCTTCCGGATGAAGTGCATGAAGCTCATCGTGGAGGATCCGCAGGATCCCTCGCGCCGGGCCGCGGTCGACGTGACAGGGACCCAGGACGAATCGAGCGGCACGCGCACGGGCATCATCCTGGAACAGAAGGGATGGGGCCGGAACCTGCGCGTGACGGCGGAAGCCTACGAAGCCTCGTGCGATGGCCGTGTCATCGCGCGCCAGGTCGAGGAGGCGCGGTTCCCAGAGAAGGACGTCACGGACCTCACGCTGGACCTGCGCGCCGAGGACCTCGACAACGATGGCTACGTCGCGATGAAGGGGGCACTCCCGGGTACGGACTGCGACGACACGCGCGCCGACATCCACCCCGGAGCGACCGAGCTTTGCGACGGCGTCGACAACAACTGCGTCGCGGGCGAGAGCGACGTGGACGGCAACGTTGCCTATTGGGTCGATGCGGATGGCGACTCCTATGGTGACGCCAAGACTGCGCCGAAGTTTGCTTGTGGCGCGCCCCCAGGTGCCGCACTGAGAGGGGGCGACTGCGACGACACGAACAGCGCCATTCATCCCGGGCAGGCGGAGCTCACCTGCGATGGCAAGGACGACAACTGCAACGGCATCCCGGACGATGCCCCGTTCAACGTGGGCGGCACCTGTGAAACGGCGCAGCGCTGCTCGGGACTCCTGGCGTGCAGCGGCACCACCGCATCCGAGTGCATCAGCACCGAGGTGCCCGTGCCCTACTACGTGGACGAAGATGGAGATGGGAACGCCGGGCTGGTGGTCGGCATTGCCTGCCAGCCCCCCGAAGCAGGTGCGACACGTGAACTCACTGACTGCGATGAGGGGACTGCGCTGGCATCGCGCGCCGTCGGAAGGGTCGAGGTTTGTGACCGGCTGGACAACGACTGCAATGGCGCCACCGACGACGGACTCGCGACATGCGCTTCGGTGCAGTGGCGGCAAGACACGCCAACGGTTTCTGGGCCCCCTCGATTCGACGCGGTTGCCACCTACGCGAAGCGGCGCGGCTGGCTCGCGGGCCAAGAAAAGGTGGTACACGTCAATGACGCTGCTTTCACGGTTGCCACGAACTGTGACGGTGGTGGGGACTGGAAATCGGCCTGGGCCGCCAGCCAGGGGCGCGTGTTCCTGGGCTCCGGCAATGGCCAGTTTGGAACCCTGGTCCCAGGCGGAGAAGGCAATCCCTGCGAGCTGCGAGCGAGCGGCTTCGCCGCATCCATCAATGGACTGACAGGCTTCGAGGAAGCCAACGGCGACATCATCCTGTACGCCGTCACCAGTCAGGGCCGGATTCTCCGCTGGAGGTATGTCCCCGGTGCGCCGAACCAAGAGGCCCCCGTCGAAGTCACCCAAGTAGCGGCCAACCTTCGCGCCATCCATGGCGTGAGCCCTGAGACCTTGCTCGCGGTGGGCGCGGAGAATGTGGGCTCGCAGCAACGGCCTGTGGCCTTTCACGCTCCGGCGACGGGCACGACATGGATTCGCGAAGAACTGGGCGTCCCCAACGCCACGGGGTTCCTGAATGGAGTCCGAGTCCTGACGCCTCGACTGGCCTATGTCGTGGGCGAAGACGGACTGTTGCTGGAGAAGGCCCGCGACACCTGGACTCAGAAGCTGCGCCTGACGCTTCCCAACGGGAGCCGCCCGACCCTCCGCAGCCTCGCGGCATTTGGTCGCACGGCCATCTACGCTGTGTCCTCGGGTACCAACGACATCCACTTCTTCAACGGCACCTCATGGAGCACCGTCACCACACCGCCCCAGACAATCAACGCCCTAGGAGGCTCGGGCCCTGGTGATGTCTGGGCCGCTGGTCACAGCGCAACTCTTCTTCGCTGGACGCCGCCGTGA
- a CDS encoding ABC transporter ATP-binding protein → MDLRANALTVRHGARTVLSDLSCELPPGTQALLLGRSGAGKTTLLKSLAGLVTPSRGHVTWDGQDAAHLSSADRRARQAAFGMVFQTDALFDSLTVRQNVLFPLTRRHVPTAEAEARADEVLRAVGLEAAADTLPERLSGGMKKRAGIARALAAKPSVLLADDPFAGLDPGTARQVARVLLDVSRGGTLIVAAPEAPLDLPLPRWLYLRGGQLIHDGPPAPALEHERDEALA, encoded by the coding sequence ATGGACCTTCGCGCGAACGCCCTGACGGTGAGGCATGGTGCGCGAACGGTCCTCTCGGATTTGAGCTGTGAGCTCCCGCCCGGAACGCAGGCGCTCCTGCTCGGGCGGTCCGGCGCGGGGAAGACGACCCTGCTGAAGTCACTGGCGGGGCTCGTCACTCCATCCCGAGGCCATGTGACCTGGGACGGACAGGACGCGGCGCACCTGTCCTCCGCGGATCGGCGCGCGCGGCAAGCGGCGTTCGGGATGGTCTTCCAGACCGACGCGCTGTTCGACTCGCTCACGGTCCGCCAGAACGTCCTGTTCCCACTGACCCGCCGCCACGTCCCCACCGCCGAGGCGGAGGCACGCGCGGATGAAGTGCTCCGCGCGGTCGGACTGGAAGCCGCCGCGGACACCCTTCCGGAACGGCTGTCCGGAGGAATGAAGAAACGCGCGGGCATCGCACGAGCCCTGGCGGCGAAACCCTCCGTGCTGCTCGCCGATGACCCTTTCGCGGGGCTCGACCCGGGAACAGCCCGGCAGGTCGCTCGCGTGCTGCTCGACGTTTCCCGAGGTGGCACGCTGATCGTCGCCGCTCCCGAGGCACCGCTGGATCTCCCCCTCCCCCGCTGGCTCTATCTGCGCGGCGGACAGCTCATCCACGACGGCCCTCCCGCCCCCGCGCTGGAGCACGAACGTGACGAGGCGCTCGCATGA
- a CDS encoding ABC transporter permease, protein MTSSPRTANPELNAIRSVGSLGLDAVRGTGALALVAARTVLGLPRLERRELTRALVQFGYDSLPLAMATAALAGVIVVLQSGLYIQRFGARAFLGWASGYGVLWEFGPLLLGLIMSARIGARNAAELATMQVGGQIEGLRGIGLDPFAILVAPRVVAMELSMLAMSTFTFLVAILFESVAALFTLDLPLRTFFGTFSHMLSPLDIAGGVVKTGVFGLAISLVSTAVGLSARGGAQAVGRAAASAVVQSCAAIFVLDFLLTLLLAGWMA, encoded by the coding sequence ATGACCTCGTCCCCGCGCACGGCGAACCCGGAGCTGAACGCGATACGCAGCGTGGGAAGCCTGGGCCTCGACGCGGTCCGAGGCACCGGCGCACTCGCGCTCGTCGCGGCGCGCACGGTCCTGGGCCTTCCTCGCCTGGAGCGGCGCGAGCTGACTCGCGCGCTGGTGCAGTTCGGCTACGACTCCCTCCCCCTCGCCATGGCCACGGCGGCGCTCGCGGGCGTCATCGTCGTGCTGCAATCGGGCCTCTACATCCAGCGCTTCGGCGCGCGAGCATTCCTCGGATGGGCCTCGGGCTACGGAGTGCTGTGGGAGTTCGGCCCCCTGCTGCTCGGGCTCATCATGTCCGCGCGCATCGGCGCCAGAAACGCGGCGGAGCTCGCCACCATGCAGGTGGGCGGACAGATCGAGGGCCTGCGCGGAATCGGCCTGGACCCCTTCGCCATCCTCGTGGCGCCGCGAGTGGTGGCCATGGAACTGAGCATGCTCGCGATGAGCACGTTCACGTTCCTGGTCGCCATCCTCTTCGAGTCCGTGGCCGCCCTCTTCACGCTCGACCTCCCCCTGCGGACCTTCTTCGGAACGTTCTCACACATGCTCAGCCCGCTGGACATCGCGGGAGGCGTGGTGAAGACGGGGGTCTTCGGCCTCGCCATCTCACTGGTGTCCACGGCGGTGGGCCTCTCCGCGAGAGGTGGCGCCCAAGCCGTGGGCCGAGCGGCCGCGAGCGCCGTGGTCCAAAGCTGCGCCGCCATCTTCGTCCTCGACTTCCTGCTCACGCTCCTGCTCGCGGGGTGGATGGCATGA
- a CDS encoding ABC transporter permease, producing MNRVLSFFGAPVVFLVRTARAGAREGISWRESMVQLHELGGRSVWLVMSGMAFFGAVLVTIANSQARRFVGNVAVLGPAYFELLVRELGPVVSALLTASRAGAGHAAELSTMSVNEQVEALEMSAGDPYSDLVAPRIVAGVLGVPLLSTLGTVAATLAAVAVAGVVFGVDGRAFMDPRYVDGWDLLVAALKAGACGLYIPLAAAVAGLRARGGAEAVGAATTEGVVTASLGCLLIDFAVSLAFHLLRL from the coding sequence ATGAACCGGGTGCTCTCGTTCTTCGGAGCCCCCGTTGTCTTCCTGGTGCGCACGGCACGAGCCGGAGCTCGCGAGGGCATCTCGTGGCGAGAGTCCATGGTGCAGCTCCATGAACTCGGAGGTCGCAGCGTGTGGCTGGTGATGTCCGGCATGGCGTTCTTCGGCGCCGTGCTCGTCACCATCGCCAACAGTCAGGCGCGCCGCTTCGTCGGCAACGTCGCGGTGCTCGGCCCGGCCTACTTCGAGCTCCTGGTCCGAGAGCTGGGCCCCGTGGTCTCCGCGCTGCTCACCGCCTCCCGAGCCGGCGCCGGCCACGCCGCCGAGCTCTCCACCATGAGCGTGAACGAACAGGTGGAAGCGCTCGAGATGTCCGCGGGAGACCCGTACTCGGACCTGGTGGCACCACGCATCGTCGCGGGGGTCTTGGGAGTGCCGCTGCTCAGCACGCTCGGGACCGTGGCGGCGACGCTGGCCGCGGTGGCCGTCGCTGGCGTCGTCTTCGGCGTGGATGGGCGAGCCTTCATGGATCCTCGCTATGTCGATGGCTGGGACCTGCTGGTGGCCGCACTCAAGGCCGGAGCGTGCGGGCTCTACATTCCCCTCGCCGCGGCGGTCGCTGGATTGAGGGCCCGAGGTGGCGCGGAGGCCGTCGGCGCGGCGACCACCGAGGGCGTGGTGACCGCGAGCCTGGGGTGCCTGTTGATCGACTTCGCCGTCTCCCTCGCCTTCCATCTCCTGCGCTTGTGA
- a CDS encoding ATP-binding cassette domain-containing protein, with protein MRVAFEQGRSVLDGVTAEVSTRELTFIAGASGSGKSVLCRMAVGLLRPDAGSVELWGERVDTQPERELVRLRRRAPYLVQGPALLDWRTLRENVRLADPSASNDAVESALNQVGLLEWADRLPPELGPGAKKRAAIARALVLKPRYLLLDEPTTGLDRRAASQVEAVLSSLKSRGLGGLVVTHDYRQLRGLADRVLVVARGRCAYLGPPEGFLESSAPELRVLTAPFMEGATDG; from the coding sequence GTGCGCGTCGCGTTCGAACAAGGGCGAAGCGTGCTCGACGGCGTAACCGCGGAGGTGTCCACGCGAGAGTTGACGTTCATCGCGGGAGCGAGTGGCTCGGGCAAGAGCGTGCTGTGCCGGATGGCCGTGGGCCTGTTGCGCCCGGACGCAGGAAGCGTGGAGCTGTGGGGCGAACGGGTGGACACCCAACCCGAGCGAGAGCTGGTGCGACTGCGGCGTCGAGCCCCCTATCTGGTGCAGGGCCCCGCCCTGCTCGACTGGCGCACGCTACGGGAGAACGTGCGGCTCGCGGACCCGAGCGCTTCCAATGACGCCGTGGAGTCCGCGCTCAATCAAGTGGGGCTCCTCGAGTGGGCGGACCGATTGCCGCCCGAGCTGGGCCCTGGTGCCAAGAAGCGCGCGGCCATCGCGCGGGCCCTGGTGTTGAAGCCGCGCTATCTGCTCCTGGACGAGCCCACCACGGGGCTCGACCGGCGCGCGGCCTCGCAGGTGGAAGCGGTCCTCTCGTCCCTGAAGTCACGAGGGTTGGGGGGACTGGTGGTGACACATGACTACCGCCAGCTCCGTGGACTGGCGGACCGAGTCCTGGTGGTGGCCCGGGGACGCTGTGCCTATCTGGGTCCCCCCGAAGGTTTCCTGGAGTCCTCCGCGCCGGAGCTGCGGGTGCTGACGGCGCCGTTCATGGAGGGTGCGACGGATGGATGA
- a CDS encoding MlaD family protein — translation MDERRLELKVGALVLAAVVGVLVLLWLMGELTLGSTSLLAVDFGHTGNVVEGAPVKLAGVQVGRVQAIKLMPERRDARGKPLPVRMELAVEPASLEALRADARVTVATVGLLGEPYLELNPGTQAAPLPAGEALRGVDAPRLDVLAEKLSGFVETISAMLEKDPEAVTDLVSNVSRLTRTLDEVLTENKGDVKVLASELAAASKDLRQLAQLAREAMQPGGKAAKLLDDAAATAAVLRNDLPGLTKSAGTTLNGLAAVTGSLTPEDGQRVKLALEKLTAAAGQLDIIATRAERVMARLEAGEGTAGAVLQDPTLYNELRTLVTDLRKHPWKILWKD, via the coding sequence ATGGATGAGCGACGGTTGGAATTGAAGGTGGGCGCCCTGGTGCTGGCCGCGGTGGTGGGCGTGCTGGTGTTGCTGTGGCTGATGGGAGAGCTGACGTTGGGCTCGACCTCGCTGCTCGCCGTGGACTTCGGGCACACGGGCAACGTGGTCGAGGGTGCGCCGGTGAAGCTCGCCGGCGTGCAGGTGGGGCGGGTCCAGGCCATCAAGCTGATGCCAGAGCGGAGGGACGCGCGCGGCAAGCCACTGCCCGTGCGCATGGAGCTGGCCGTGGAGCCCGCGTCGTTGGAGGCGCTGCGAGCGGATGCTCGGGTGACGGTGGCGACCGTGGGGCTCCTGGGCGAGCCGTATCTGGAGCTCAATCCCGGAACACAAGCAGCCCCGCTACCAGCGGGCGAAGCCCTGCGCGGCGTCGACGCTCCGCGCCTGGACGTGCTCGCGGAGAAGCTCTCCGGCTTCGTGGAGACCATCTCCGCGATGCTGGAGAAGGACCCGGAGGCGGTGACAGACCTGGTCTCCAACGTGTCTCGGCTGACGCGGACGCTGGATGAGGTGCTCACGGAGAACAAGGGAGATGTGAAGGTGCTGGCCTCGGAGCTGGCCGCGGCATCGAAGGACTTGAGACAGCTCGCGCAGCTCGCTCGTGAAGCCATGCAACCGGGTGGCAAGGCCGCGAAGCTGCTCGATGACGCGGCGGCGACGGCGGCCGTCCTGCGAAACGATCTCCCGGGGCTGACGAAGTCCGCGGGGACCACGTTGAATGGCCTGGCGGCCGTCACCGGCTCACTGACACCCGAGGATGGTCAGCGCGTCAAGCTGGCCCTGGAGAAGCTCACGGCGGCGGCCGGGCAGCTGGATATCATCGCCACCCGGGCGGAACGCGTGATGGCGCGACTGGAGGCCGGAGAAGGCACGGCCGGCGCGGTCCTTCAGGACCCCACGCTCTACAACGAGCTGCGCACGCTGGTGACAGACCTGCGCAAGCATCCCTGGAAGATCCTCTGGAAGGACTGA